The Athene noctua chromosome 10, bAthNoc1.hap1.1, whole genome shotgun sequence genome segment AGTATGTCTTTCCTGCCCTTGTCAAGAATGGTATTGACAGGGGACTTGAGTGAGAAATTACATTCGATATCTGCTGAATAAAGCTTAGCTGCCAAATGtgttgtgcagaaaaaaaaaataaaagcatgaagtTCTATTCAAGAATCTGATGTAAATTCTAGGAAAACTGTGGTATGTTCCAAGCGTCTCCTCTTACTTGGGTGAGAATTGAAGGTTTTGGAACAATTTATTTTGATGCTGGAAATGTGAGAAACAAGTTAACTACACAATGAATTTGAGATGTTGAAAGATCTGACTCCTTAGCATGctgggtattttttcttcttcctttcttgtaccattttttctccatccttcttTCTCTCCATCATACTTTGCATTATTTTTTGCTTTAGTATGGTACATAAAGGCATTTTACTGAAGGCTTGAATTAGTCCCTTCAAAAATAATGGTGATACAAGAAATACTAAAGTGTAAGAACTCAAGTACTAACTGTCACAGGTGGCTAAGTCCCCTTTGtctggaatggaaaaaaataatacgAGTTCCAAGTTGCCAGACTAGTCTGAAGGATCTGGCAAAACTTGGTTGGTTTTGTATGTATCAAATATGCAGGTAAACTACATTTCACAGTAACCAGAACCACCTAAAAACTAGCCAAGTATCTGTCACCTCCAGGAGGCCAGTCTTCCAGTGCCCTTAGTTCTAGTAATGTTTGTGTGGGTGACAGGTTTGTCCACAGCAGGAGCCAGTCTGGAAGAGGAAATGCATCCCTCCCTCAAGACAACAGCTCATCAGAGCAGGTGCTGAAGCAGTACTGTCTCGGGAATTTACTGCATCAGAGGTGGAAAAATTGATTAGAAAGCCAAGTGAGATGTTCCGTTTTTCCTTTTGCCTTAATGGCTGGTCTGAGAGAGTAGaggaacagaaaataaacccccaacAAACCCCTACGTTTGGAAAGATGCGAAAAGAATCTTGCCAAATTTTTTGATGTGAAGGATATGGAGCATTGCAAGTGCTGAAAGAGGAACACAGGTGAGTTTGggtttatgaaataaaatggagaCAAGCTCAGTGGGACTTAAACAAATCTGTGTTCTAAAGGTGGTGTACAGAGGAAGAATTAATTGCTAGGTAAGGTCCAGATGTGTAGGAGGAGCTAAAATAGGAGCTAAAATCACCTTATGTGAAGTAGGAAGCACCACGCATTACCTCCTGTAGAGGTGAGTGCAGCTTGGGAGCATGGGGGGTATGGGCCAAAGGTGTGTATCTAAGGGTTGCTTTCATTCCCCCAAAAATGGTGATTCTTTTGAATTGTGACTTTGCCCCTAACCGAGACCGTTCTGCTGCATTCTCACTCCAGAAATGTCTTAACTGGTTCCCGACACACCACTACTATTGGCAGTCAGTGTGGGCTGCTGCGTTTTACTAATTAAATGAGGGATACTTGGACTGGAGAATCCACAGCACTAGCTTGTGGGGCAGATTTTCCTCCTGAAGATAAAAGATTTATCTGCCACGTGCAAGGGCCATCTAATTTTACTGGGTCTGTTCCAGTGCCATGTTTTTTCCTTGCCTCTTGCTTCCTGCAGATGCCAGCTTTGCTGTGCAAGGAGCCAGAAGCAGCCCCCCAAGTACCAGCACAGGGAATGACAGACCTGCTCTTTCTTGGAAGGGAGGCAGAATACCAGGCAAGTCTGTTCTCTGAGCAGCTCCATCTTCTGGTAGTATGGAGAGGTTACAGATTTTTAATGGTTTGGAAAATAAGAAGTAACCCAGTTGTGATGGCTAGgtattaaaaaggagaaaaagaatgttAAGGTATAAGGGGAGCTCAGTTAGCCTATGTAATACAATTTCACTTCCAAATTTAGAAATTGCAATCTTAATATTCTAAGTGTCTGACATTGCTCTTGCCAGTCTACAAGCCTGCAGTACTCAGAGgagtttggttttgggggttgttttccCCTCAAATTTTTCAGTGCCTGCAAATTGTAGAAGGCCTCTGACTCAGCTGTAATGTAgtcattttcagtgtttttccaagGTGTTAATATTTAGATTTTCTTCCTGAACACATCTTCCAATTATTTTTTCTGCCCTTTAAGATGGCATATGCTTGCAAACATCTTCAGGTGAAAGCTCTCCCTCATCTACTAAATTAGTAAATATGTTTTGACCACATATGAGGTTTACAGCCTCCATTCTGTTTGCAAGATTTTTCTCCTTGCTCCTGTATCTTGATGTTGTTTACAAATCCCGATACTGATATTATCAACTTTGTAGTCCAGAAGAGTACAGGCATCACCTTCAACTCATATGCAAGATTGAATTACACTTTACTTTTTAATTAGACTTGTAAGAGAACAGAAACTGATAAAGGACCCACCCAAAATATTTAGGGTCCAATTTTACAGGGTGAGTACTGTCCATCACTCTGTTGCAATGATCTAACATCATTCGTTGCCACTTTTACTGCTGTATTGTTTTGCTTCCATGTTTTATCCAAAGGCCCTTAGCTACAGTTTGGTTTAGCTAAAACGCTGACTTAGCAAAACCTGAGATCTGAAGGTTTGCATATAAGCCTGCCAAAGCCCTTCACACTAAAGGAGTGCTCTTTCAATGAGGTCTTGGGTTGCTTTTGTGGCAGATCTGCTTAAGCAGGCAAATGCATTGCTCCAGACCTTGATCACTTTTTCCCACCCCAAGCCTTTATCTTGTTCTTTGGGCACAAGAGGCTTTATGGTGAATCAGCTCAGGATATAATGACCCACTGCAATGATAATAGTCAAGAAAATGAAAGGCCCTGTGTTTTTAACAGGATCACTTCACTGTTCTGGCTTGGTATGGCATGAGCAGGAACAAGTAGCCAGAATTCAGAAGCAATAGGGCAGGATCAGGTGAGAGGGTGGGATGACAGGAAGATGCTTCGAAGGTTAACTGCTAATATTGCTGAAAAAATCTGCTTGCAAAGGACACACAAGTTCTTTAGCAATACAGGCTTCTACAAACTTGCATATTAGCGGAACAGTCCTTTTGTCACTCTCCATGAACCTGTGTCTTTATGTGCCAAGTTGGTAACAAAATTCCAGACAGTTTTGTCTTCTCACATCCTGttgtttgaaacattttctgaGATTTATGGGCCTGCATCATTTTAGCCTTGTATGACATCTGAGGCTAAACCTCCCTGCTGGCTTTACTAGTGCAACTGTTCATCAGCATCAACTTATAAGATGCTCAGATACTACAGTAAGAAAAACATACAAGCTTCTGCAAAGCATCACCCTTCACAGTATAGCAGATACTACGGCAACAGACAGGACCAACAACCCTCGACAATATGCTACTTGAAAGCAGCTGCCTATTTGTTTTAGTGAGCCTCAGCTGTAGCCTACCCTCTCCCCGGCTGCAGCAGAGGTGAGTGGTTGTGCAAGTACAGGGCATGCTGCTTTAACCAACACGAGCGGACTTGTTTTGCCACAGAAGACACCAGTAACTAGAAAAAAACTCAACAGCCAATAGTGACAGACAATTGAAAAGGAAACTTTATTAGGTGAAAGAGGGAGATATAGTGAAATAGTTTTCAAATCCTTTTTGTTTCATATGGACTACTGATGCAGCTTGTTAAAGGATTCAAACCCCTCCATTTAATGAAGGTaccaagaaaatacatttccccACATCTGAATTGCCTCCTACAAAATAGGGAAGACTAAActgtttctggaaggaaaaaaatgaaggtaaaaGCACTTAATTTATGTTGTCTTTGTATGCAATAGaggaacaaaacagaacaattgTGATAAAAGGTCTGCTCAtcacttgtgtttcttttttaaagatttaggCACAGGTAGCTAATGCACCACATGAACTATTCTGTATCTCCCCCTGCCCAAAACCAGATTATATTGTTAAAAAGCTCCCCCCTCATCCAGAGCTGGCTCTCCTGAACTTTTAGTATTTCTTTTATTGCCAATGACTATAAACAATAAAAGAAACTTGTTCAAAGTAGATGCTACCTATCCAGGTGCTAAAGTTACCCTCATACCCCCTACTAAGTAGGCAAGCAAAATGCTTCCAAATCAATTATAACCTTGAATTTAACATGGTTGATTGTTGACAGAACACCTATTCACTGATAAATAAAGAACATATTTTCACAAGGCAGTAGGTACAAGTACATTGTTCATGCCACTCACTAAAAAATTGGGACACAGTAATGGTAAGTGAACAAGACAATTTCTgaacttacatttttttaaattgtcttgtCATGACAGTAATTACAATGAGGTTGAATCAACTAAATCCATTTGTTCTCAGGTTCTGTGTTTGATTCTGAATTAAGCAGGGTTCGGTTTGCACACTGTCTTAGAAATCTGATTAAATCCATATTTTTTAACAAAGTAATTATTAATCCTTTAAAAACACCAATAAAAAGGTGTATGATAATCCAATTTTCAAAAACCCCtgtcttaaatatatttttcctattaACATATAAAAAGGGAAATGTTGTCATGCAAATATTCTGAACAGTGTGATATTCAGTAGAACCATTAAACACATGAACTTTCCAGTAACCATTCTGACTTTCCTTTTAAGAGCATACAAGCCAGGGTGTAACCTCAGTTCCCCAgcagtaaattaaattttttgtttgaaaacccCCAAAAGCACCATGCAAGAGCTTATCTATTTCCACTTTAAGTCACATACTAGTGCTATATGATCAGAAGGATGTGAAACACTTGGCAAAGCCTGATGGGTTGTTACTTCTTCATGACTTGGCAATGGAATGACCTGTTCAACCTCTAAAGCATTTTTGTCAATGAAAATATAGTCCAGGCATCCATGAAACCCACCAACATAGTTTGTATAAGCAGGTTCTCCACAAGCACTTAGCAGTTTGAAAGGATGGTTTAGAGGCATGTTGCACCTTTCTTCTTCACCATTTGAGACCCAGTCTTCATGATCTTCAGCAATGCCACCACTGCTAATAAAACTGTAAGTCCCTGACGACGGTGTACTATTAAAATCTCCACAGAATATGACTGGTATACCAGGATACAAGTCACACGCTATGTGCTTGATGTGGGACAAGGCTACAGCAATTTGGATGAGACGGATGTTCCCACCTAGGAATATAGAAACATTTTACTTTCAATACTTCACAGTAGCAATGGAGGAATTATGCTCATCTAAGCATGTATCATGTCTAGCTCTGAAACAGCAATGTCATTTTAGATTTTCTGTGCACCACATTTCAGAATACTTTTCATAAGTAAAGGAAGCCTTCGAAGTTTGTGACTAAGAAAGTTTTAGAGATGCAgacaatgttttaaattaaactcGCACATGCAAGAACTCTCACCCATAAACACCCATATTACAGCACCTTTTTGTTTCATGGCATCCATTCCAACAATGTTCTTGAAAGGCACAGAATCAAAAGACAACTAATTTCAAAGAGGAGAATCTCTCCTAAAATCTTCTGTAGCCCTCGGGGCAGTATTCCAATAGAGCTCATGCAGGTACAGTAGGACTGGGAAGCCATGAGCAGACACAAAGCTTTATTTTATGGTCTGCAATTTGGGTGAATTCTGTGTAACATGATTTACCTTCAGCTGTATTCTACTGACTCCCAGGCAGACTAGAACAATCTTATTCtgagcaaataaacaaacagcccTAGCAGCCTGGTTTGATTCATCTAGGTAAGAAGCAAGGCAGGAAACCCTCAGTTccagaagaaaatattacagcTGCAAAAGAATGGGGGGAAATCTATTCTCCCTAGGAAGGGCAAAAACCTTTGCAAACCCAGTCATCCTATATACACGAATATGACAAAATTACCTTTTGGGTGCCAGTAAAGGTGGGTATTAGCTACACAAATCTTCCTGGAAGGATCACTTGTAGACTGAAGAACTGAAACCTTCAAGAGAAAAAGCAGTCTGATGAGTCTTAAACAGAGaggttatatattttaaataatgcaatAGTCACCTTATGCCTTTATGGCAATCCAGTTCAAAGGATCTGGTGcttataatttaataatttatctTCTACATACGGCCTGGGTATCAGCCAATATATTACCACTACATCCAGGTATTTGACAAATGTTCTTTTGTCCCTGTCTGTTTtggctgtgttttttttccttcaatccATTCCATATTTTTTCATAAGCTGTTGCTAATGCTGTGCCATTCTTaactacttttattttctattttcccaCCTCTGCAACAGAATTCATATCTCTGCCTTTAGCAAGCAAACTGTAGCACTGCATAGTTGTTAAATTGAACATAAATTTAGAGGTGATATCAGTTATCAGGGAAAGCTTGTAGTCCTACTCAGATCACAAGTAGGAAAGTTTTACCAAGTGTTTCCAAAATTCCTGACACGGACCTCTCTCTTACACATTTGTACTTACACAATAGCTCTGCTTACAGACCCACTGGCATCAACAAGCTCATAAATCTATCTAAACCTGTTCTGTCCCTACTGTCACTTTCTAAAGCAGCATTATTAAAGCCAGCTAAATTAACTTAATCTCATTTAGATCTGATTTATAAGATTTATGAAATACATGTTCTGACATACAGGAGTATGTAGTGAAAAACCTGGCTATCACCAACCAGGAATTGATACCTGGCCCAGAATGTCAACAGCtatcttaaagaaaataatactggCTTTTTTAGCTTTGGTAATTCAATTTATGCAGTTCAGTGAAATCCCAACGTTTTGTTCTTGTTCCTAAGTTGCTCTTCTGCTCTACTCATTACTGTAGCTGACAGAGAACATACCACTTCAGACTGTTAATTCCTCACCTCCCTTCTCCTGTGGCTTGACCCTCAACAAACGTGTCTTGGCTGCACCTGCCTGGAGACAGCGcgaggagaggggaaaaaggaggaatgCACATAAAGGCTGGTACCTGCAGCACAGAGGACCTCTGCAACACCTTCTCCTGCACCAAGGGGTACTTGGCCAGTTTATCACCCAGCTCCTTGTGCAGCGGGTCCGAGAGCAGGGCTTCGCTGAAAGCAATGTCGTGCTGGCTAAGGAGGCTGAACTTGTCCCTGCGATAGAAAGTGGCCAGGCCTTCGTGCTGCTTCTCCTTGATCTTGAAGAGCCCCTCGAGTCCAAAAGCATCCAGGGCTGGAGCCAAGCTGTCCACGAAGACGGACTTATCCACCTCTTGTAGGCAGACGAGGTCGGCGCTGTAGCCCGCCAGCTCCTTCTTGAGGAGGTTCTGCCGGTAGTCGAGCTCCAGGGCGTAGGGAGCGCAGTACGGGTAGAGCACGGTGCGGGAGAACTCCGTCTGGGCGTAGGTGTCGGCCAGGATGTTGTAGGAGACGGCGCGAACGGCGCCCTCCCCGCAGACCTTCCTGGTGTAGAGATGCCGGGAGTCGAAGGTGCAGGCGCCGGGGCCGGCCTCCACGGGCCCGCTGCTCTCCACCTCGCGGGGCGGCCCGTAGCGCCGCGCTCCGTCCCCGGGCGTGCAGCGCAGCTTCAGCCGCAGCCCCACCAGCGCGTTGGAGGGCGTGAAGACGCGctcggcggccgccgcctccaCCCAGGCCGGGCCGCCGtcgccccccgcctccccctccgccgcctcctcctccccgccgccgggccgccgctCGCGGTACCAGTGGAAGAGGCAGTGCTGCGGCGCGGCGAACTCGGCGCTCACCTTGGGGCACACGGGGAAGCCGGCCAGGAGCGAGCGCGGCAGGCGGAGCTCGGTGAGGGCCGGCGGGTTGCGCTCCACGCGGTACTGCGCCTCCCCGATCTGCAGCACGGCGCCGTCCTGCCAGGCCGCCGCGTTGGGCACCTCCTCGGCCACCGCCTCCCCGTCGCGGGAGAAGAGCCGCacggccggcgccgccgcctcttCCCCCGCCGGGCCGTCCTCCGCCCGCGCCTTCTTGCTCTTCTTCGCCGCCTTGGCGCGGCCCTTGGCGGCGTTGGTGGCGATGCGGGCCAGCGCCCGGCCCAGCGGCTCCGCCTGGTCCCGCTGCATGTGCCTGGCGCTGCCGTCGGGGAGCACGAGCCGCAGGCTCAGCTTGGGCTCGGAGGGCACGCACCGCACCACGGCCCGCTCCATGCCGCCGccagcgcggggggcggcgggcggcccgcggAGCCTGCGGAGGGCGGAGCGCAGCACGCGCCACAtggagccgccgccgcgcgccAGCCCGCGCGTTTCCGCGGGGCGCGCCCGGAAGCGACGAGCCGCGCGCGCGCGGCCTGGGCAGCGGCGCTGCGCCCGACACGGCTCGCGCCCAGCCCCGCAGGGCGGCGGGTCCGCGCTCCCGGCGTCCCGCTCCGCCCCTTCCCGGGGACTCACCGCCGCGCGGTGTAAGCGACACCGCCTGGAGAAACGGCGGAGCCGGGTCCCTCGGCAGCCGGGCTCCGCCTCCTCGGGAGAGCTCCGGGCCCGCCTGCGGGCGGGGGAGCGGGTCGGTGTCCCGCGGGGTGCGCGCGCGGATGGGTGCGCAGTGCTCCTGGGTAAATCAAGCGCTTGGTTTGTGCTTGGCTTGAAAAGTCAAACCGAATGGTCCCGGGCTGAGGAAATGTGTTagggggctgcccagggcctTCGGAAACCCGTCAAAAAAATCTCTCCAACTGCTCTCCCTGTCTCTGCTCACGGCGTTGCCCACGCAGATACAAAGTCGGGATTTTGAAGTCTCTCTGTCAAACGTGGGCAGGTGGGTAGTAAATCTCTGGAACTTCTTAGCGTGTCCATTTATAGTTTTACAAAAGGCAGGAGCTTAGCAACAGCCATCTGATGCGTGAGGGTATTACAGTTTCTGAAGCATTCTCCCTGTGATCTGGAACAAGTGAGTTTTTATCTGCTTTGTGCAGGCAGAATGCTGGTACAAGGAGACTGACTTGCCTAGGCTGTATTAAGCCCTGTTGGCAGACTAGGAAATTTaaggtaagatttttttgttgttgttttttccttattGTAACAGTATATTAGCAGTCTGCTGTACCGAGTGCAATAAACACCCTTTCCGTGAATAAGCCGGCGCTGGCTGAGCGTTCTGTGCGGGGCAGGTGAGCCCTGTCAGCAGTAGGGACCCCGGCCCGCACCGCTCCCGGGTTTCCAGGGGAGGCGGCCAGAGGCCTGGCCGTGTTGTACCAAGCcctgggggagcggggggcggcggttCATGCCCGCGGGTGCCGAGGGCGCTCCCTGACTTCGCGTGCGGCCGCCGGGGCGTCCGCaatggcggcggggcgggcggggggcctggggcagcccctccccgcagCTCCCCTCTGCCCAGGCCACAGCCCCGCCGGGctggcccggcccgggcctcgcCCCTtccgccgccggccgcccgccctcggccccggggcagccgccgcGCTGTGCTGGtgagccgccgccgccctggCCAGCGGCCCCGGGAGAGGTGAGGGCGGCGGGGTAGGGCCTGGGGGGCTCTTTCCTCCGCACCGACGGGCCGTGTCCACGGGCCCGGCCGCGCTGGCGGAGCGCCGGGAACAGGTGATGCCGTCTCAGTTCTCTTCAGCTGAGCTTGATTTACTTTGATGCCTCCGCCACTGCCCGGTTTCAGTAATTTCTAGCACATACTGCTAATCTAGGAGGTAGCTTCGGCTTTCTGCTCCGCTGCGAGAACCGCTGAGATGCACTTCTGAGTTTGTGTATCGTGTTTCCAGGGAAACCCCGCCGTCAGTCTTTTGGGGTAGCCATACTCTGCTGCAAGCAAGACTTAAGCTGCTGTAGGATAGTCTTTTAATGACACTGAGCCTAGTCACACAACAGTCtttcccctttattttctttttttctgtctttaaatgagGTGATTATCAGACTTTGTTTGCCAGGTATCTTTAACCGTGGTTACCCAATTATCTGCTCCACATCTTCATCCTGCCCCCAGAGTAGGGTTCTCATTTCAAACCCATACCTATCTCCACTTCCCTGTTGCACAGCCCAACTACCCGTAACTGCGGTCAAAACCAGAACTTCCATCTGTTTAGCTTCAATCCCATATCGACCCCACCAATTTATAAACTCTCTTTTCATTGGGAATCTGCATCCACAGGCCAGGATCCCCTCATTAACACTTTGCTTGCCTCTTTCATTTTAGTAATCTCTGTTTAGTTTTTGCTCAGTTTAGCCTTGCTTCTGAAGATGTGCACCTTGGCATACTCTAAGCAAATAATGTCTAGAGAACCTAGAGTTGCTGCAGCTTAAAAGAATAAAGTACTGTCAAGCACCTGCTTGGTATTTACAGAGGCACTTGTTCTGGTAACGCAGATAAACGTTTCCAGACAAGCAGTTGAAATGAAACTGTGCACTGCTCTGCCTTAGGTAGATAGATACAACACTGTCATTGGGGTGTGTTGATGGAATATATGCTTATATGCAAGGTAGCGTTCTCAAGCAGCCTGCTAAGTCTACCATGAGACTTTCATCATCACAGAATTATTTCTGAATAGCCTTCAGTTTTACATGGCTTTTTACAAGTTGATCATGCAGTTTCTTATTCTTTCCATGTATGGAATAGAACTTTTAATGACTACTTTGCACATAGAAAATAagcttaattatatttttccttgagaaaaagaaaaagagggtgCTGGTTTTATGTAAATGGTTTCTTGATAATTTCCTGTACTTTGTTTCATGTCAACAGTGATACAGTGTCTAAGGAATAACTTGCTCATAGTTTTGCTACCATTTGCTTGACATTTTGGTGAAGCTATAAGTCTATATTGATGTGATTAtgattgtttcttttcctttaaagacTGTCTCTCCCTTCAGTAGAATTCTATGATCTTGTATTTGAAAATTTGCTGTGGCTTTACCTTCATAGTAACAGCAAAACATCAAGGATGCTTTtgggcatttttttcctcagagcttTAGATGCCAACCTTGTCTGGATTTGTTCCATGTTATCTAGCATGGGTGGATTTAATGAGGCAGTAGCTTTTTTTTAGTGACCAGACAAGAAGTAGTCACCTACGGAAGCCACAGGCCCCATCAGAACAGGAAATGTGCCTACATCAGGGCCAGTCTGGGGCAGTCTGCCAGGGGTTTCATAGGCTTCTTTTCTGGTGTCTTCTGTGCTGTGTACAGCTGGTGGATTAGCACTTAAAGAGATCTGTATTAGAACTTTACTTTTATGCAACGTGCTAATCTTGAGTTAATAGAACTGTACCATAATTTTTTACCATTGCAGACTTTCGTTTGTGTCCATTTCCCACTGAACTTTGCCATTTTAGCATatacaatatttttctgttttctcaaagCTAAACTTTCATATCTACATTGTGGAAATCCCCAAGGCTACCTCATTTTACATCTTACATACATTCAACTTAATACATGCACCTGTTAAACTGCTTTCTGGACAGGATTAGTCGTATCCTAgaatcttggttttgttttggttgtagATGCCGCACTCAGATGGAGAACCTTCCAATAAAAAGACTTTGAGAACTTTGTTTCTTCCCCCCATTTTACCTTCATCAGTCACATCTGATATGTCACCATTACAGAATAAACTACTGACATACCGAAGATGCAACGAACAGCAAAAGATGCTTAATCAGCTACTGTGAGTTTCATGTAATTCAAGAAATGTTGAAATTCAAATGAGAGAAACATTGCGCATTTGACATATGAGAAATAATAATGGTGGTTTTAATTTTAGAGGGTTTTGATGTTGGTATTACAGTGCTGAACACTTTCCATCTAAAATCATTAATAATAGAAGGTCATTTAATGGAAggtcatttttcttttacagcagCCAAAATCTGCTTGAGTTATGTCTGGTGAGTTGTGAGGAGAATGTGACCTTCACATTTTGAATGTTGTTTATGATTgatagactgaaaaaaaaccctttctcttTATGTAAGCCTTTTTTGAAAGAGAATCCAAGTCTAGATTACTTGCTTGCTTCTGTATGAATGATCCAAACATGGGTTGCTTATAACAGGCTTCTTTGTCACTCTCGCCATACATTTGCTGCTGAGCTTAGTGAT includes the following:
- the PDE12 gene encoding 2',5'-phosphodiesterase 12 is translated as MWRVLRSALRRLRGPPAAPRAGGGMERAVVRCVPSEPKLSLRLVLPDGSARHMQRDQAEPLGRALARIATNAAKGRAKAAKKSKKARAEDGPAGEEAAAPAVRLFSRDGEAVAEEVPNAAAWQDGAVLQIGEAQYRVERNPPALTELRLPRSLLAGFPVCPKVSAEFAAPQHCLFHWYRERRPGGGEEEAAEGEAGGDGGPAWVEAAAAERVFTPSNALVGLRLKLRCTPGDGARRYGPPREVESSGPVEAGPGACTFDSRHLYTRKVCGEGAVRAVSYNILADTYAQTEFSRTVLYPYCAPYALELDYRQNLLKKELAGYSADLVCLQEVDKSVFVDSLAPALDAFGLEGLFKIKEKQHEGLATFYRRDKFSLLSQHDIAFSEALLSDPLHKELGDKLAKYPLVQEKVLQRSSVLQVSVLQSTSDPSRKICVANTHLYWHPKGGNIRLIQIAVALSHIKHIACDLYPGIPVIFCGDFNSTPSSGTYSFISSGGIAEDHEDWVSNGEEERCNMPLNHPFKLLSACGEPAYTNYVGGFHGCLDYIFIDKNALEVEQVIPLPSHEEVTTHQALPSVSHPSDHIALVCDLKWK